The Microbacterium paraoxydans genome includes a window with the following:
- a CDS encoding ROK family protein encodes MGATSPLSIVARSALRLRDAGPATVSDLSRSLEVSRTSVENAVAVLSDSGLLVDAPAQVGGGAGRPARRYSFHAAAGVVVGVDVGVASVRVVVADLAGVVIAQRTFPGVAEQPDGPAKLAAVIDDVRRTLARLSLPRTGLRAIGVSLPGIVDDDGRVTTSVVIPEWSGIDIGSQLRQAFGCPVAVDNGVRLAAVAEHHLGVAQLVDDVIYLSVGNRIAMGLILGGRPRRGIHNAAGDIGRLAFRGLNTETGQISWRTAPTAAEVFALARSGEQAAREELYGFIDELAHGIATLIMTVDPAMVVIGGGLSAAHEQLLDPLRAALPGHLGLPFQVPVAEARLGAEAAAHGAVVHAFQRHPGDIYGIEDMPAPPITPLPHDPAAGDDPEEKQ; translated from the coding sequence ATGGGCGCGACCAGTCCGCTCTCGATCGTGGCGCGGTCCGCACTCCGGCTGCGCGACGCCGGACCGGCGACGGTCAGCGACCTCTCCCGGTCACTCGAGGTCTCCCGCACCTCCGTCGAGAACGCCGTGGCGGTGCTCTCCGACTCCGGCCTCCTCGTCGACGCCCCGGCGCAGGTCGGCGGAGGCGCCGGTCGGCCCGCCCGCCGCTACTCGTTCCACGCCGCCGCCGGTGTGGTGGTGGGCGTGGACGTCGGCGTCGCGAGCGTGCGGGTCGTCGTCGCGGACCTCGCGGGGGTGGTCATCGCTCAGCGCACCTTCCCCGGCGTCGCGGAGCAGCCCGACGGCCCGGCCAAGCTCGCCGCCGTGATCGACGACGTGCGACGCACGCTCGCCCGGCTCTCGCTGCCGCGCACCGGTCTGCGGGCGATCGGCGTCTCCCTGCCCGGCATCGTCGACGACGACGGACGGGTCACCACCTCGGTCGTCATCCCGGAGTGGTCCGGCATCGACATCGGCTCGCAGCTGCGCCAGGCGTTCGGCTGCCCCGTGGCGGTCGACAACGGTGTGCGGCTCGCGGCCGTCGCGGAGCATCACCTCGGCGTCGCGCAGCTCGTCGACGACGTGATCTATCTCTCGGTCGGCAACCGCATCGCCATGGGCCTCATCCTCGGCGGCCGCCCCCGGCGCGGCATCCACAACGCGGCGGGAGACATCGGCCGCCTCGCGTTCCGGGGCCTGAACACCGAGACCGGTCAGATCTCGTGGCGCACCGCCCCGACCGCCGCCGAGGTGTTCGCCCTGGCGCGCAGCGGAGAGCAGGCCGCCCGGGAGGAGCTCTACGGCTTCATCGACGAGCTCGCCCATGGGATCGCGACGCTGATCATGACGGTCGATCCGGCCATGGTCGTCATCGGCGGCGGACTCTCGGCCGCGCACGAGCAGCTGCTCGACCCCCTGCGCGCCGCTCTGCCCGGCCACCTCGGTCTGCCGTTCCAGGTGCCCGTCGCGGAGGCGCGGCTGGGAGCGGAAGCCGCCGCCCACGGCGCCGTCGTGCATGCATTCCAGCGGCATCCGGGCGACATCTACGGCATCGAGGACATGCCCGCCCCACCGATCACCCCCCTGCCGCACGACCCCGCGGCCGGCGACGACCCCGAGGAGAAGCAGTGA
- a CDS encoding Gfo/Idh/MocA family protein, with the protein MTAPRPLRIAVLSFAHTHALSYVHALQQMPGVELIAADPDGASAPDDAPRGATLAAELGVAYVETYDEAFAWGPDAVVVAAENSRHRALVEQAATAGVHVLCEKPLATTVEDAIAMRDACDRAGVLLMVAYPVRFSPAVRDAVAELRSGRLGKILGVTGINNGKLPQDRAWFTDPALAGGGALVDHVVHCADLLDELLGERAQTVRGVSNSILHGERDLAVETGGLVTIQYPSGVIATIDCSWSWPLSSPTWGGLTLEVVAERGTVTVSPFAKGVAGHDAHGETWTPVGADLDALLLEEFVQAVRAGRQPQPDAGVGIRTVEIVKAAQESASRAGTPIPL; encoded by the coding sequence ATGACCGCTCCCCGCCCGCTGCGGATCGCCGTGCTGTCCTTCGCGCACACGCACGCCCTCAGCTACGTGCACGCGCTGCAGCAGATGCCCGGTGTCGAGCTGATCGCCGCCGACCCCGACGGCGCCTCTGCCCCGGACGACGCTCCGCGCGGTGCCACCCTGGCCGCGGAACTCGGGGTGGCCTATGTGGAGACCTACGACGAGGCCTTCGCCTGGGGTCCGGACGCGGTCGTGGTGGCCGCCGAGAACTCCCGTCACCGCGCCCTCGTCGAGCAGGCTGCCACGGCCGGCGTGCACGTGCTGTGCGAGAAGCCGCTGGCGACGACGGTCGAGGACGCGATCGCGATGCGCGACGCCTGCGACCGGGCGGGCGTGCTGCTCATGGTGGCGTACCCGGTGCGCTTCTCTCCCGCGGTGCGCGATGCCGTCGCCGAGCTGCGCAGCGGACGCCTCGGGAAGATCCTCGGCGTCACCGGCATCAACAACGGCAAGCTCCCGCAGGACCGGGCCTGGTTCACCGATCCCGCGCTCGCCGGCGGCGGTGCCCTGGTCGACCACGTCGTGCACTGCGCCGACCTCCTCGACGAGCTCCTGGGCGAGCGGGCGCAGACCGTCCGCGGGGTGTCGAACAGCATCCTGCACGGGGAGCGCGACCTCGCGGTCGAGACCGGCGGCCTCGTGACGATCCAGTACCCGAGCGGGGTGATCGCCACGATCGACTGCTCGTGGAGCTGGCCGCTGAGCTCGCCGACCTGGGGCGGCCTCACCCTCGAGGTCGTGGCCGAGCGCGGGACCGTGACCGTGAGCCCCTTCGCGAAGGGCGTGGCCGGACACGATGCCCACGGCGAGACCTGGACCCCGGTCGGGGCCGACCTCGACGCCCTGCTGCTCGAGGAGTTCGTGCAGGCCGTGCGCGCGGGCCGTCAGCCTCAGCCCGACGCCGGTGTCGGCATCCGGACCGTCGAGATCGTGAAGGCCGCGCAGGAGTCCGCGTCCCGCGCCGGCACCCCCATCCCCCTCTGA
- a CDS encoding hydroxyacid dehydrogenase yields MTAGTSAPTVVAVVSAELFAEFFSPDDAARLEAVAARLGGTFVRVDRLADAVLDEARVVVTSWGVGPFDHAVLATLPKLELIAHTGATIKPFATDALFDRGVRVTQAGAGMARSVAEVSLTFTLALLHRVPEMHDALRAGDGWWDAEAVGVQHEILGAPIAVIGASRTGRAYLELLRALGAQPLLVDPTLDAAEASSLGAELVTLDEALRRAQIVAVHAPTLPETHHLIGACELALMPDGAGLVNTARSWLVDEAALLAELRRGRLSAAIDVFDEEPLSAESPFRSAPRVLLTPHRAAGTREGRLRQGRIVADELDAFAAGRPLAHAVDRAQLSSMA; encoded by the coding sequence ATGACCGCCGGGACGAGCGCTCCGACCGTCGTCGCGGTCGTCTCCGCGGAGCTGTTCGCCGAGTTCTTCTCGCCCGACGATGCGGCGCGCCTGGAGGCCGTCGCGGCGCGGCTCGGCGGGACGTTCGTGCGGGTGGACCGGCTCGCGGATGCGGTGCTCGACGAGGCGCGCGTCGTGGTGACGAGCTGGGGCGTGGGTCCTTTCGATCACGCCGTGCTCGCCACCCTTCCGAAGCTCGAGCTCATCGCGCACACCGGGGCCACGATCAAGCCGTTTGCGACCGACGCGCTCTTCGACCGCGGCGTGCGGGTGACGCAGGCCGGGGCGGGGATGGCCCGGTCGGTGGCTGAGGTGTCGCTGACCTTCACGCTCGCCCTGCTGCACCGGGTGCCGGAGATGCACGACGCCCTGCGCGCCGGCGACGGCTGGTGGGACGCGGAGGCCGTCGGGGTGCAGCACGAGATCCTCGGCGCGCCCATCGCGGTCATCGGCGCCTCCCGGACCGGGCGGGCGTACCTCGAGCTCCTCCGTGCGCTCGGCGCACAGCCGCTGCTCGTCGATCCCACGCTCGACGCGGCCGAGGCGTCGTCCCTCGGGGCGGAGCTCGTGACGCTCGACGAGGCGCTCCGCCGTGCGCAGATCGTCGCGGTGCACGCCCCGACCCTGCCGGAGACGCATCACCTGATCGGTGCGTGCGAGCTCGCGCTGATGCCGGACGGGGCCGGCCTGGTCAACACGGCGCGGTCCTGGCTGGTCGACGAGGCCGCCCTGCTCGCCGAACTGCGTCGTGGCCGGTTGAGTGCGGCGATCGACGTGTTCGACGAGGAGCCGCTGTCCGCGGAGAGTCCCTTCCGTTCGGCACCGCGCGTGCTGCTCACCCCGCACCGCGCGGCCGGGACCAGGGAAGGCCGGCTGCGGCAGGGGCGGATCGTCGCCGACGAGCTCGACGCCTTCGCCGCGGGGCGTCCGCTCGCACACGCCGTCGACCGCGCCCAGCTCTCCTCGATGGCATGA
- a CDS encoding Gfo/Idh/MocA family protein, which yields MSTLKVGLIGAGGISRVHADAWRALGVQGFVTSKEGAEEIAAEYGFEVVADVDALLEQVDVVDIVTPSSTHADFALRAIARGVDVICEKPLAATAEAAAEVTAAAAAAGVRLFPAHVVRYMGEYGRIKAGIDAGQIGTPAVQRFRRLGAAPQAPWFFSERAGGGVIRDLMIHDIDQALWFAGPVDSVYAVQNPPTVDDRVPAPVTAHVVLTHRNGVISHVHASWVQPGMPFRTSVEVAGSEGRLRYDSAEDHTLRTDAVLVEGATDYLPPMSPEESPYYAEIADFVAAIAEGREAVVTPEDGIQAVAVAEAAYASIASGAPVALPASSPAVAVAEEATR from the coding sequence GTGAGCACGTTGAAGGTCGGACTCATCGGCGCGGGCGGGATCTCCCGCGTGCACGCCGACGCCTGGCGGGCGCTCGGCGTGCAGGGCTTCGTCACCTCGAAGGAGGGCGCGGAGGAGATCGCCGCCGAGTACGGCTTCGAGGTCGTGGCCGACGTCGACGCGCTCCTGGAGCAGGTCGACGTCGTCGACATCGTCACGCCGAGCAGCACCCACGCCGACTTCGCCCTTCGGGCCATCGCCCGCGGGGTCGACGTGATCTGCGAGAAGCCGCTCGCCGCGACCGCGGAGGCCGCCGCCGAGGTGACCGCGGCCGCAGCCGCCGCGGGAGTGCGGCTGTTCCCCGCCCACGTCGTGCGCTACATGGGGGAGTACGGCCGGATCAAGGCCGGCATCGACGCCGGGCAGATCGGCACCCCCGCCGTGCAGCGCTTCCGTCGCCTGGGCGCCGCGCCGCAGGCCCCCTGGTTCTTCTCGGAGCGGGCGGGCGGCGGCGTCATCCGCGACCTCATGATCCACGACATCGATCAGGCGCTGTGGTTCGCCGGCCCGGTCGACAGCGTCTACGCCGTGCAGAACCCGCCGACGGTCGACGACCGCGTGCCCGCCCCGGTCACGGCGCATGTCGTGCTCACCCACCGCAACGGGGTCATCAGCCACGTGCACGCGAGCTGGGTGCAGCCCGGCATGCCGTTCCGCACGAGCGTCGAGGTCGCCGGTTCCGAGGGGCGCCTGCGCTACGACAGCGCCGAGGACCACACGCTGCGCACCGACGCCGTGCTCGTCGAGGGCGCGACCGACTACCTCCCGCCGATGTCGCCGGAGGAGAGCCCGTACTACGCGGAGATCGCCGACTTCGTGGCTGCCATCGCGGAGGGACGCGAGGCCGTCGTCACCCCGGAGGACGGCATCCAGGCGGTCGCGGTCGCCGAGGCCGCCTACGCCTCGATCGCCTCCGGAGCCCCGGTCGCCCTCCCCGCTTCGTCCCCCGCCGTCGCCGTCGCCGAGGAGGCCACCCGATGA
- a CDS encoding ABC transporter substrate-binding protein codes for MRVSKITGVVAGVAAATLLAGCSAGGGNTAEGEQDITVWLYPVIADEAVHKDFWDSTIEAFEKENENVNVKYEIFPWANRDEALQTAIAAGKGPDVVYLIPDQLAAYQKSIAPLNDLLSEERQGDLLPNVKESVTLGGDILGAPILTSAQPLICNAAAFEAAGVTEYPETWDDIADMAPAFIDKGMYALNYPASAENTLNLTYYPLLWQAGGEVYTEDGEVGFDSKAGEEALTFLTDLAEEGALDPEALTTNVPLEQTAIAQGKVACTWNNAVTEVAPFWGEENVKVLAPLTDKESVAYGTVGSLSVLKGSKAPEAAAAFAEFATGADVVEPYLKAAGYFSALSTTEPLYADDPLLGEVEKYVPDTTVGELDASSRALMGVLSPEIQAALLGQKSPADALKDAAAAAAPLLQK; via the coding sequence ATGCGCGTCAGCAAGATCACCGGCGTCGTCGCGGGAGTCGCGGCCGCCACCCTGTTGGCCGGATGTTCGGCCGGCGGAGGCAACACCGCAGAGGGCGAGCAGGACATCACGGTCTGGCTCTACCCCGTCATCGCCGACGAGGCGGTGCACAAGGACTTCTGGGACTCGACCATCGAGGCGTTCGAGAAGGAGAACGAGAACGTCAACGTGAAGTACGAGATCTTCCCGTGGGCGAACCGTGACGAGGCCCTGCAGACGGCGATCGCCGCCGGCAAGGGACCGGACGTCGTCTACCTCATCCCCGACCAGCTCGCGGCGTACCAGAAGTCGATCGCCCCGCTGAACGACCTGCTCAGCGAGGAGCGCCAGGGCGACCTGCTCCCCAACGTCAAGGAGTCGGTCACGCTCGGCGGCGACATCCTCGGCGCCCCGATCCTCACCAGCGCGCAGCCGCTCATCTGCAACGCGGCCGCGTTCGAGGCGGCCGGGGTGACCGAGTACCCGGAGACGTGGGACGACATCGCCGATATGGCTCCGGCGTTCATCGACAAGGGCATGTACGCCCTCAACTACCCGGCGTCGGCCGAGAACACCCTCAACCTCACCTACTACCCGCTGCTCTGGCAGGCCGGCGGCGAGGTCTACACCGAGGACGGCGAGGTCGGCTTCGACAGCAAGGCCGGCGAAGAGGCGCTCACCTTCCTGACCGATCTGGCCGAGGAGGGCGCGCTCGACCCGGAGGCCCTCACCACCAACGTCCCGCTGGAGCAGACCGCCATCGCTCAGGGCAAGGTCGCCTGCACCTGGAACAACGCCGTGACCGAGGTCGCGCCGTTCTGGGGCGAGGAGAACGTCAAGGTCCTCGCGCCGCTGACCGACAAGGAGTCCGTGGCCTACGGCACCGTCGGCTCGCTGTCCGTGCTCAAGGGCTCGAAGGCCCCCGAGGCCGCAGCCGCGTTCGCCGAGTTCGCGACCGGCGCCGACGTCGTCGAGCCGTATCTCAAGGCCGCCGGCTACTTCTCCGCGCTCAGCACCACCGAGCCGCTGTACGCCGACGACCCGCTCCTCGGTGAGGTCGAGAAGTACGTCCCCGACACCACGGTGGGCGAGCTCGACGCCAGCTCCCGTGCGCTCATGGGCGTGCTCTCGCCGGAGATCCAGGCCGCCCTGCTCGGCCAGAAGTCCCCGGCCGACGCCCTGAAGGACGCCGCGGCCGCCGCAGCCCCGCTGCTGCAGAAGTGA
- a CDS encoding carbohydrate ABC transporter permease — protein MTTATTAPKPAGRVARVLARREARVAFLFVLPAFLLFIAFRFGPSIAGVALSFFDYDISGEIAWRGLDHFQRLVADPLFWRALGTTLIYTVFAVPIALVLSTIMALGVRRAFRGARFFRSIFFLPVITSLVLAGSIFVWIFSANGPWSALMAPLGLGGSWLGSTVLVIPAIVVVGVWSRFGYGMMILIAALQDVPRELEEAALVDGANAWQRFRWIILPHLRPTFFFLAVIETTAAFQVFDVIYVMTQGGPANASYSLVYMLYDQGFRYFDYGYAAAVGVALFLMTLVVALIQRLVIGKQK, from the coding sequence ATGACGACGGCCACCACGGCGCCGAAGCCCGCAGGACGGGTCGCCCGGGTGCTCGCCCGACGGGAAGCGCGCGTCGCGTTCCTGTTCGTGCTCCCCGCCTTCCTGCTGTTCATCGCCTTCCGCTTCGGCCCGAGCATCGCGGGTGTGGCGCTGAGCTTCTTCGACTACGACATCTCCGGCGAGATCGCCTGGCGCGGCCTCGACCACTTCCAGCGCCTCGTCGCCGACCCGCTGTTCTGGCGGGCGCTGGGGACCACCCTCATCTACACGGTCTTCGCGGTGCCGATCGCGCTCGTGCTGTCGACGATCATGGCCCTCGGCGTGCGCCGGGCCTTCCGCGGCGCCCGGTTCTTCCGCTCGATCTTCTTCCTCCCCGTCATCACCTCGCTCGTGCTGGCCGGCTCGATCTTCGTCTGGATCTTCTCCGCCAACGGTCCCTGGTCCGCGCTGATGGCCCCACTCGGCCTCGGCGGCTCCTGGCTCGGCAGCACCGTGCTCGTGATCCCGGCGATCGTCGTCGTGGGCGTGTGGTCCCGGTTCGGCTACGGGATGATGATCCTCATCGCCGCCCTGCAGGACGTGCCGCGCGAGCTGGAGGAGGCGGCGCTGGTCGACGGCGCGAACGCCTGGCAGCGCTTCCGGTGGATCATCCTCCCGCACCTGCGCCCGACCTTCTTCTTCCTCGCGGTGATCGAGACGACGGCCGCCTTCCAGGTCTTCGACGTCATCTACGTGATGACCCAGGGAGGGCCGGCGAATGCCAGCTACTCCCTCGTCTACATGCTCTACGACCAGGGCTTCCGCTACTTCGACTACGGCTACGCGGCCGCGGTGGGCGTGGCCCTGTTCCTCATGACCCTCGTGGTCGCCCTCATCCAGCGCCTCGTGATCGGAAAGCAGAAATGA
- a CDS encoding carbohydrate ABC transporter permease, which yields MTALLQPPTQTTPPATRPAARKRRSFRALEPTGWGVAVRWIWLSIAGILSFFPFYAMVVLSLKPGMLVELPGSLLPWNDISFEAYEQVLAGQNILVWLFNTLVYSLVSVVAVLFLSALAGYAFAKKRFRGKEVMFWSFLAMVMVPFHVTLIPTFILMANLGGIDTYWGLILPTLANAQAVFLMRQFIQGLPDELFEAARIDGAGEFRIFLRIVLPLCKPILATLGIFVFLWHWNDFLWPLIIAKSNSMFTLTVGISSLQQQDVPLSTMLAGSVVALLPIFLAYLIAQRYVQEGVTGTGIKG from the coding sequence ATGACCGCCCTCCTGCAGCCGCCGACGCAGACGACGCCGCCCGCGACCCGTCCCGCCGCGCGGAAGCGCCGTTCGTTCCGCGCGCTCGAGCCGACCGGCTGGGGTGTCGCCGTCCGCTGGATCTGGCTGAGCATCGCCGGCATCCTCAGCTTCTTCCCCTTCTACGCCATGGTCGTGCTGAGCCTGAAGCCGGGCATGCTCGTCGAGCTCCCCGGCTCGCTGCTCCCCTGGAACGACATCTCGTTCGAGGCGTACGAGCAGGTGCTCGCCGGGCAGAACATCCTCGTCTGGCTGTTCAACACGCTCGTCTACTCGCTCGTGTCGGTCGTGGCGGTGCTGTTCCTCTCCGCGCTCGCCGGATACGCCTTCGCCAAGAAGCGCTTCCGCGGCAAGGAGGTCATGTTCTGGTCGTTCCTGGCGATGGTCATGGTGCCGTTCCACGTGACGCTGATCCCGACGTTCATCCTCATGGCGAACCTCGGCGGCATCGACACCTACTGGGGCCTCATCCTGCCGACGCTCGCGAACGCGCAGGCGGTCTTCCTCATGCGCCAGTTCATCCAGGGCCTTCCCGACGAGCTCTTCGAGGCCGCCCGCATCGACGGGGCCGGCGAGTTCCGCATCTTCCTGCGGATCGTGCTGCCGCTGTGCAAGCCGATCCTCGCGACGCTCGGGATCTTCGTCTTCCTCTGGCACTGGAACGACTTCCTCTGGCCGCTCATCATCGCCAAGTCCAACTCGATGTTCACCCTCACCGTGGGCATCTCGTCGCTGCAGCAGCAGGATGTGCCGCTCAGCACCATGCTCGCCGGCTCCGTCGTGGCGCTGCTGCCGATCTTCCTCGCGTACCTCATCGCTCAGCGGTACGTGCAGGAGGGCGTCACCGGCACCGGGATCAAGGGCTGA
- a CDS encoding GNAT family N-acetyltransferase, with product MSAVVVRSARAEDQPALAALWAAAFTPPLAPDQWLVDDERLSHTLVAEDDEGVCGSIYGLPKSLRESDGAVARVHAIGSVAVAERARGRGLARRLVAATLDAAGDADWALLFTGTPEVYRSSGFTTFSMPRMMAGPWAASATAVELASVVRESVGLGVLGPLREVYERSRTGVVVLAPVRGDRDWTMAEVRLRGATLYRLAEADATVGYAVAEVRDGVGLLHESATDPTAADPAGVRHAVLEAVAADWAAAGVRTCELAVPALAAEERAVRAFAPAAVRQDDRTGMIRPLRREARVDGIRHFTAGDYF from the coding sequence ATGAGCGCCGTGGTCGTGCGGTCGGCGCGGGCGGAGGACCAGCCCGCTCTCGCGGCACTGTGGGCGGCCGCCTTCACGCCGCCCCTCGCGCCGGACCAGTGGCTCGTGGACGACGAGCGGCTGAGCCACACGCTCGTCGCGGAGGACGACGAGGGCGTGTGCGGGTCGATCTACGGACTGCCGAAGAGCCTGCGGGAGTCGGACGGCGCGGTGGCGCGGGTGCACGCGATCGGCAGCGTCGCGGTCGCCGAGCGGGCTCGGGGCCGGGGACTGGCCCGCCGGCTCGTGGCCGCCACCCTGGACGCGGCGGGTGACGCCGACTGGGCCCTGCTGTTCACCGGAACCCCCGAGGTGTACCGGTCGAGCGGCTTCACGACCTTCTCGATGCCCCGCATGATGGCCGGACCGTGGGCGGCGTCGGCGACGGCCGTGGAGCTCGCCTCGGTCGTGCGCGAGTCCGTGGGACTCGGCGTCCTCGGCCCGCTGCGCGAGGTCTACGAGCGCTCCCGCACCGGTGTGGTCGTGCTCGCCCCGGTGCGCGGCGACCGCGACTGGACGATGGCGGAGGTGCGACTGCGGGGCGCGACGCTGTACCGGCTCGCCGAGGCGGACGCGACGGTCGGCTACGCGGTGGCGGAGGTGCGCGACGGCGTCGGGCTGCTGCACGAGAGCGCGACCGATCCCACTGCGGCCGATCCGGCCGGGGTGCGTCACGCGGTGCTGGAGGCCGTGGCCGCGGACTGGGCCGCGGCGGGCGTCCGCACCTGCGAGCTGGCCGTCCCCGCGCTGGCGGCGGAGGAGCGCGCTGTCCGCGCATTCGCTCCGGCGGCCGTGCGGCAGGACGACCGCACCGGGATGATCCGCCCGCTGCGCCGCGAGGCCCGGGTGGACGGCATCCGCCACTTCACGGCGGGCGACTACTTCTGA
- a CDS encoding dihydrodipicolinate synthase family protein, whose protein sequence is MTDAAARTATVPSLRPEAAATLARGAVIPAHPLALTAARTLDERRQRALSRYYLDAGAGGLAVGVHTTQFEIRDPEHALFEPVLALAAEEMDARDDATLVRIAGVAGDTAQAVAEAELARSLGYDAVLVSPRVAGADERALLDRARAVGEVLPLVGFYLQTAIGGPVLDREFWREFAAIPSVVAVKAAPFDRYRTLELVRGVAASGRADEIALYTGNDDAIVADLLSEFHVDSPSGRRTLRFVGGLLGQWAVGTHAAVALLERVHRALAGDAEAYREVGRRASDMVDVNQAVFDPGNDFHGVIAGVHEMLRQQGLLEGTWCLDPAEGLSPGQAEEIARVRQAYPELNDDAFIAENLEAWLR, encoded by the coding sequence ATGACCGACGCCGCTGCACGGACGGCGACCGTGCCGTCGCTGCGCCCTGAGGCCGCCGCGACCCTCGCCCGCGGTGCCGTGATCCCGGCCCATCCGCTCGCCCTCACCGCCGCGCGCACGCTCGACGAGCGGCGGCAGCGGGCGCTCTCCCGCTACTACCTCGACGCCGGGGCCGGCGGCCTCGCCGTCGGCGTGCACACGACGCAGTTCGAGATCCGCGACCCGGAGCATGCGCTCTTCGAGCCGGTGCTCGCACTGGCCGCGGAGGAGATGGACGCCCGCGACGATGCGACCCTCGTGCGCATCGCCGGCGTGGCGGGCGACACGGCTCAGGCGGTCGCCGAGGCGGAGCTCGCCCGCTCCCTCGGCTACGACGCCGTGCTGGTGAGTCCCCGCGTCGCGGGTGCGGACGAGCGTGCCCTGCTCGACCGCGCCCGCGCCGTCGGCGAGGTGCTGCCGCTGGTCGGCTTCTACCTGCAGACCGCGATCGGCGGACCGGTGCTCGACCGCGAGTTCTGGCGGGAGTTCGCCGCGATCCCCTCCGTCGTCGCGGTGAAGGCCGCTCCCTTCGACCGCTATCGCACGCTGGAGCTCGTACGGGGCGTGGCCGCCTCGGGCCGCGCCGACGAGATCGCGCTGTACACGGGCAACGACGACGCGATCGTCGCCGACCTGCTCTCCGAGTTCCACGTGGACTCCCCGTCCGGGCGGCGCACCCTCCGGTTCGTCGGCGGGCTGCTCGGTCAGTGGGCGGTCGGCACGCACGCGGCGGTCGCGCTGCTGGAGCGGGTGCATCGCGCCCTGGCGGGAGACGCGGAGGCCTACCGTGAGGTGGGACGCCGTGCCTCGGACATGGTGGACGTGAACCAGGCCGTGTTCGACCCGGGCAACGACTTCCACGGGGTCATCGCCGGGGTGCACGAGATGCTCCGCCAGCAGGGGCTTCTCGAGGGCACCTGGTGCCTCGACCCGGCCGAGGGCCTCTCCCCGGGACAGGCGGAGGAGATCGCCCGCGTCCGGCAGGCGTACCCGGAGCTCAACGACGACGCGTTCATCGCCGAGAACCTCGAGGCCTGGCTGCGATGA
- a CDS encoding NAD-dependent epimerase/dehydratase family protein, with amino-acid sequence MTQYAFASEAELEEALATPSDGLVADLAQGSGDLVILGAGGKMGPTLAMLARRGLDAAGRTDDAVYAVSRFGDAAIRERLEAAGVRVVPFDLIENDDLAGLPDAPNVVFMVGAKFGAATNASWAWEVNAALPDRIARRYRDSAISVLSTGNVYPFVPATSGGAAEETTPAPIGEYAQSCLGRERVFEFGAQERGTKVAIIRLNYAVDLRYGVLADIGSAVHAGEPVSVATANVNVIWQGYANEVVLRSLVHASTDPFVINLTGPELLSVSSIAHRFGELFEREVEIVDEPQPTALLSDARRCMALFGYPSVSAEELIRMQAGWIRDGLPMIAKPTKWAVRDGKF; translated from the coding sequence ATGACGCAGTACGCATTCGCCTCCGAGGCCGAGCTCGAGGAGGCGCTGGCCACTCCGAGCGACGGGCTCGTGGCCGACCTCGCCCAGGGTTCCGGAGACCTCGTGATCCTCGGCGCCGGCGGCAAGATGGGACCGACCCTGGCGATGCTCGCCCGGCGCGGCCTGGACGCCGCCGGCCGCACGGACGACGCCGTGTACGCGGTCTCCCGCTTCGGCGACGCCGCCATCCGCGAGCGCCTGGAGGCCGCGGGGGTCCGCGTCGTGCCGTTCGACCTCATCGAGAACGACGACCTCGCCGGTCTCCCCGACGCCCCGAACGTGGTGTTCATGGTGGGCGCGAAGTTCGGTGCCGCGACCAACGCCTCCTGGGCGTGGGAGGTCAACGCGGCTCTTCCCGACCGCATCGCCCGCCGGTACCGCGACAGCGCGATCTCGGTGCTCTCCACCGGGAACGTGTATCCGTTCGTCCCTGCCACCTCGGGCGGTGCCGCCGAGGAGACCACGCCCGCGCCGATCGGCGAGTACGCGCAGTCCTGCCTCGGTCGGGAGCGCGTGTTCGAGTTCGGGGCGCAGGAGCGCGGCACCAAGGTCGCGATCATCCGCCTGAACTACGCCGTCGACCTCCGCTACGGGGTGCTCGCCGACATCGGCAGCGCCGTGCACGCGGGCGAGCCGGTCTCGGTCGCCACCGCGAACGTCAACGTGATCTGGCAGGGCTACGCGAACGAGGTCGTGCTGCGCAGCCTCGTGCATGCCTCGACCGACCCCTTCGTGATCAACCTCACCGGTCCGGAGCTGCTCAGCGTCTCCTCGATCGCCCACCGCTTCGGCGAGCTGTTCGAGCGGGAGGTCGAGATCGTCGACGAGCCGCAGCCGACCGCGCTGCTCAGCGACGCCCGCCGCTGCATGGCCCTGTTCGGCTATCCGTCCGTCTCCGCCGAGGAGCTCATCCGCATGCAGGCCGGCTGGATCCGCGACGGGCTGCCCATGATCGCCAAGCCCACCAAGTGGGCCGTCCGGGACGGGAAGTTCTGA